A genome region from Populus alba chromosome 3, ASM523922v2, whole genome shotgun sequence includes the following:
- the LOC118037855 gene encoding uncharacterized protein isoform X2 produces MTMASLSSLSVDIATTFASLTSRHPTTLRFTILPFLLKPQRTHHPVLKTTPPFHRRRFSVSATATTSAPQTDDSDLTTKIPPDNRIPATIITGFLGSGKTTLLNHILTADHGKRIAVIENEYGEVDIDGSLVAAKSAGTEDIIMLNNGCLCCTVRGDLVRMIADLVNRKKDKFDHIVIETTGLANPAPIIQTFYAEDQVFNDVKLDGVVTLVDAKHAHLHLDEVKPKGVVNEAVEQIAYADRVIVNKTDLVGEQEIASLVQRIRNINRMANLKRTQYGKVDLDYVLGIGGFDLERIESAVSDEDRKEDHASHDHDHDHNHDHHHHHHHDEHDHKHDHHDDHHSHDHTHDPGVSSVSIVCEGSLDLEKANFWLGTLLMERSEDIYRMKGLLSVQGMDERFVFQVKCVPHSGYACESYDLFVLYGSPSGG; encoded by the exons ATGACCATGGCTTCACTGTCATCACTATCAGTAGACATAGCCACTACTTTCGCCTCTTTAACTTCTCGCCATCCCACCACACTCCGCTTCACCATCCTCCCTTTCTTACTAAAACCACAAAGAACCCATCATCCCGTCCTCAAAACTACACCCCCTTTTCATCGCCGCCGCTTCTCCGTTTCTGCCACCGCCACTACTTCTGCCCCTCAGACTGACGACTCGGACTTAACCACCAAGATTCCTCCCGATAATCGGATTCCTGCCACCATTATCACCGGTTTCTTGGGCTCTGGCAAG ACAACGTTACTTAATCATATTCTGACTGCTGACCATGGGAAGCGCATAGCAGTGATTGAGAATGAG TATGGTGAAGTTGACATTGATGGCTCTCTTGTTGCTGCGAAAAGTGCTGGGACTGAGGACATTATAATGCTCAACAATGGTTGTTTGTGCTGTACGGTGAGGGGTGATCTTGTCAGGATGATTGCGGATTTGGTTAACAGGAAGAAAGATAAATTTGATCATATTGTAATAGAGACTACAG GGCTGGCAAATCCTGCACCAATCATTCAGACTTTTTATGCCGAAGACCAGGTTTTTAATGATGTCAAATTGGATGGTGTTGTGACGTTGGTTGATGCTAAACATGCTCATCTCCATCTCGATGAGGTTAAGCCAAAGGGAGTGGTGAACGAGGCAGTGGAGCAAATTGCTTATGCTGATCGGGTTATAGTGAATAAG ACTGATCTTGTTGGTGAGCAAGAAATCGCTTCTTTGGTGCAGCGGATAAGG AACATTAATCGTATGGCTAATTTGAAGCGCACACAATATGGAAAAGTTGACTTGGATTATGTCCTCGGCATTGGAGGATTTGATTTGGAGAG GATTGAGAGTGCTGTCAGTGATGAAGATAGAAAGGAAGATCATGCCAGCCATGACCACGATCACGATCACAATCAtgatcaccaccaccaccaccatcatgaTGAACATGACCATAAGCATG ATCATCATGATGATCATCATTCGCATGACCACACTCATGACCCTGGTGTTTCTTCTGTCAGTATAGTCTGTGAAGGGAGCCTAGATCTAGAAAAG GCTAACTTCTGGCTTGGTACTTTATTGATGGAACGTAGTGAGGACATCTACCGGATGAAAGGTTTATTGTCTGTTCAGGGAATGGATGAGAGATTTGTATTCCAG